The following coding sequences are from one Octopus bimaculoides isolate UCB-OBI-ISO-001 chromosome 3, ASM119413v2, whole genome shotgun sequence window:
- the LOC106869624 gene encoding glucocorticoid modulatory element-binding protein 2 isoform X1, with amino-acid sequence MTEDSAGVITVTCGNLVGKLHMEKFICPGIHRECIEFEGRFISPKLFSVMGEKEKLKDWKNAVRMNGIQLRKYIESGQLDFTNHQEMCTGRCVPRAPLKTMVFDDGTLAPISTLLAGTGISIKENSYFYDSEQTSFKTAEAVGSQYTYVNQSHNQDDPDVKPSVQVLHRAVTAENTEEQQQQQQPDVLQTFPRDNTVEMVYVGAQPSGSESQLFWKGIIELGLADEIFREIKTTLDNLKYNLIRNQCPLEEVRKVSRVVSELGLTSKLKYRLAAHKTDMERQKDKLDKEMEELRRRVAEAEHKKELLKRKSQCFDHLLEISKSKRQGLLADSSSLYMHSTSPSPDSSQLTDHETMNSVHVKTLCASSSSSSANSSGHFTMHPAILDGTSNNKSMSRTRSPVSVEEARSTS; translated from the exons ATGACCGAAGATAGTGCAGGGGTGATTACAGTCACCTGTGGAAATTTGGTTGGTAAACTACATATGGAGAAATTTATTTGTCCTGGCATTCACCGAGAATGTATTGAGTTTGAAGGCCGTTTTATCTCTCCAAAACTGTTTTCTGTCATGGGTGAGAAAGAAAAGCTGAAAGACTGGAAGAATGCTGTTCGAATGAATGGCATCCAACTCAG GAAGTACATTGAATCAGGACAGTTGGATTTTACTAATCACCAAGAGATGTGTACAGGTCGCTGTGTACCGCGAGCACCATTGAAGACAATGGTATTTGATGATGGCACTTTGGCCCCAATCTCAACTCTGCTGGCAGGGACTGGGATTAGCATTAAAGAGAACAGTTATTTCTATGATAGTgaacagacttctttcaaaacTGCTGAAGCAGTAGGGAGTCAGTATACATATGTTAACCAATCTCACAACCAAGATGACCCCGATGTCAAACCAAGTGTACAGGTTCTGCACAGAGCTGTGACAGCTGAAAACactgaagaacaacaacaacaacaacaacctgatg tTTTACAGACATTTCCTCGTGATAATACTGTTGAGATGGTTTATGTTGGAGCACAGCCCAGTGGCTCTG AAAGTCAACTTTTTTGGAAAGGAATCATTGAGCTCGGTCTTGCTGATGAAATATTTCGGGAAATCAAGACCACCTTGGACAATCTAAAATATAATCTCATTCGAAACCAATGTCCACTTGAAG AAGTACGGAAGGTTTCACGAGTTGTCAGTGAACTGGGTTTGACATCGAAACTGAAATACAGGTTAGCAGCTCACAAAACCGACatggaaagacagaaagataaactTGATAAAGAAATGGAAG aaCTTCGACGTCGAGTTGCAGAAGCTGAACACAAGAAGGAATTACTAAAGAGGAAATCTCAGTGCTTTGATCATTTATTGGAGATTAGTAAATCCAAACGGCAAGGCCTTCTAGCAGACAGTAGTAGTTTGTATATGCATTCTACATCTCCTAGTCCTGACAGCAGCCAGCTGACTGACCATGAGACCATGAACTCTGTTCATGTAAAAACTCTCTGtgcatcttcatcttcttcatctgcAAATTCATCAGGACATTTTACAATGCATCCTGCAATTTTAGACGGAACCTCTAACAATAAATCTATGAGTAGGACTCGGAGCCCTGTTAGTGTGGAAGAGGCTCGATCAACTTCTTAa
- the LOC106869624 gene encoding glucocorticoid modulatory element-binding protein 2 isoform X2 gives MTEDSAGVITVTCGNLVGKLHMEKFICPGIHRECIEFEGRFISPKLFSVMGEKEKLKDWKNAVRMNGIQLRKYIESGQLDFTNHQEMCTGRCVPRAPLKTMVFDDGTLAPISTLLAGTGISIKENSYFYDSEQTSFKTAEAVGSQYTYVNQSHNQDDPDVKPSVQVLHRAVTAENTEEQQQQQQPDESQLFWKGIIELGLADEIFREIKTTLDNLKYNLIRNQCPLEEVRKVSRVVSELGLTSKLKYRLAAHKTDMERQKDKLDKEMEELRRRVAEAEHKKELLKRKSQCFDHLLEISKSKRQGLLADSSSLYMHSTSPSPDSSQLTDHETMNSVHVKTLCASSSSSSANSSGHFTMHPAILDGTSNNKSMSRTRSPVSVEEARSTS, from the exons ATGACCGAAGATAGTGCAGGGGTGATTACAGTCACCTGTGGAAATTTGGTTGGTAAACTACATATGGAGAAATTTATTTGTCCTGGCATTCACCGAGAATGTATTGAGTTTGAAGGCCGTTTTATCTCTCCAAAACTGTTTTCTGTCATGGGTGAGAAAGAAAAGCTGAAAGACTGGAAGAATGCTGTTCGAATGAATGGCATCCAACTCAG GAAGTACATTGAATCAGGACAGTTGGATTTTACTAATCACCAAGAGATGTGTACAGGTCGCTGTGTACCGCGAGCACCATTGAAGACAATGGTATTTGATGATGGCACTTTGGCCCCAATCTCAACTCTGCTGGCAGGGACTGGGATTAGCATTAAAGAGAACAGTTATTTCTATGATAGTgaacagacttctttcaaaacTGCTGAAGCAGTAGGGAGTCAGTATACATATGTTAACCAATCTCACAACCAAGATGACCCCGATGTCAAACCAAGTGTACAGGTTCTGCACAGAGCTGTGACAGCTGAAAACactgaagaacaacaacaacaacaacaacctgatg AAAGTCAACTTTTTTGGAAAGGAATCATTGAGCTCGGTCTTGCTGATGAAATATTTCGGGAAATCAAGACCACCTTGGACAATCTAAAATATAATCTCATTCGAAACCAATGTCCACTTGAAG AAGTACGGAAGGTTTCACGAGTTGTCAGTGAACTGGGTTTGACATCGAAACTGAAATACAGGTTAGCAGCTCACAAAACCGACatggaaagacagaaagataaactTGATAAAGAAATGGAAG aaCTTCGACGTCGAGTTGCAGAAGCTGAACACAAGAAGGAATTACTAAAGAGGAAATCTCAGTGCTTTGATCATTTATTGGAGATTAGTAAATCCAAACGGCAAGGCCTTCTAGCAGACAGTAGTAGTTTGTATATGCATTCTACATCTCCTAGTCCTGACAGCAGCCAGCTGACTGACCATGAGACCATGAACTCTGTTCATGTAAAAACTCTCTGtgcatcttcatcttcttcatctgcAAATTCATCAGGACATTTTACAATGCATCCTGCAATTTTAGACGGAACCTCTAACAATAAATCTATGAGTAGGACTCGGAGCCCTGTTAGTGTGGAAGAGGCTCGATCAACTTCTTAa